A region of Necator americanus strain Aroian chromosome I, whole genome shotgun sequence DNA encodes the following proteins:
- a CDS encoding hypothetical protein (NECATOR_CHRI.G3696.T1), producing the protein MKSKQNNAPVSQTKTLVRDNAYDPRGIGFICVFFVSLCVIIGNAFYLITSARNKSKDTRRERPLLDSNEADQKEKSK; encoded by the exons atgaaaagtaaacaGAATAACGCTCCGGTGTCTCAGACAAAAACCTTGGTAAG AGATAATGCATACGATCCAAGAGGTATTGGTTTCATAtgtgtgttttttgtttcactttgtGTGATCATTGGAAACGCATTTTATTTGATCACTTCTGCAAGAAATAAATCGAAAGACACTCGAAGAGAAAGGCCTC TTCTGGATTCGAACGAAGcggatcaaaaagaaaagtcaaagtga
- a CDS encoding hypothetical protein (NECATOR_CHRI.G3697.T1) yields the protein MRALILVFLVGQIYASVYWDEYELCRNDSDYGNSTLVCDPSHRLANTTASKLTDMLWKLQERVGCECVDGCRRENGRDEFIGLLHVTNSKNTDDLKADMEREYTNAKLGNASCDHGLLLVYLKDTQKLATFRGGDSFVLLTDEDMEKLHDLASKAQGSDADNTLALQFLLSNYKDVVSNPVQRAESWLPIIGLIVAVLIVLCITGILLSMFLARFCCCCAKRNKDVYHVNTLPSYKTVEPLYVVTPPGRPLLPDQIYSTPYSGSPLPYPPPPGASVPVTPTSTFRHAVNLETPTMKKPHTRSEPGSLRRAPGSEYSAPGGVYAPPQVTPPMMLPPTELYGTIPRATLLPRNGQPASPQDPKDLPFLDPNRKQETQTREELIY from the exons atttatgCATCCGTCTACTGGGACGAGTATGAGTTGTGCCGCAATGACTCCGACTATGGGAACTCCACGTTGGTCTGCGATCCATCGCATCGGTTAGCGAATACAACGGCAAGCAAACTGACCGATATGCTGTGGAAATTGCAGGAACGAGTGGG gtgcgaATGTGTGGATGGATGCCGTCGAGAGAACGGTCGAGACGAATTTATCGGATTACTTCACGTaacaaacagcaaaaat ACTGATGATCTGAAAGCGGATATGGAACGTGAGTACACGAATGCAAAATTGGGCAATGCCAGCTGTGATCATGGTCTTCTTCTTGTTTATCTGAAAGACACACAAAAG TTGGCCACATTTCGTGGCGGCGACTCTTTCGTATTGCTAACCGACGAGGATATGGAGAAATTGCACGACCTCGCATCTAAG GCACAGGGCTCAGACGCTGACAATACCTTAGCATTGCAATTTTTACTAAGCAATTATAAGGATGTTGTCTCAAATCCTGTACAAAGAGCGGAGTCGTGGCTG CCAATTATTGGTCTTATTGTTGCCGTTCTGATCGTACTATGCATTACCGGTATATTACTGTCGATGTTTTTGGCgagattttgttgttgttgtgcgAAACGTAACAAGGATGTTTATCACGTAAATACTCTACCATCATATAAGACAGTGGAGCCGCTTTACGTTGTCACACCACCTGG ACGTCCACTATTACCCGATCAGATCTACTCAACACCATATTCTGGTAGTCCTCTACCGTATCCTCCACCACCAGGTGCAAGCGTTCCAGTTACACCTACATCCACATTTAGACATGCGGTAAATCTTGAAACACCGACTATGAAGAAGCCTCAT ACACGCAGTGAGCCCGGCTCTTTGCGACGTGCTCCTGGATCCGAGTATTCTGCTCCCGGTGGCGTATACGCGCCTCCACAAGTAACACCTCCAATGATGTTACCACCTACGGAACTTTATGGAACAA TACCTCGTGCCACTCTTCTTCCACGTAACGGTCAACCAGCATCACCGCAAGACCCGAAGGATCTCCCATTTTTGGATCCAAATCGAAAGCAGGAGACACAAACAAGAGAGGAATTAATTTACTAA